In one Thermoanaerobaculia bacterium genomic region, the following are encoded:
- a CDS encoding YbjQ family protein produces the protein MINGIDSHLVTTGNDLPGYRITRTIGLVRGIVVRSRSVFGTIGASLQTLVGGNITLFTELCEKTREEAFEVMLKHAAERGANAIIGMRYDANEVMQGVTEVLAYGTAVTVVPESR, from the coding sequence ATGATCAACGGGATCGACTCCCACCTGGTTACGACCGGCAACGACCTTCCCGGCTACCGGATCACGCGGACGATCGGGCTCGTGCGCGGCATCGTCGTGCGCTCGCGGAGCGTCTTCGGGACGATTGGCGCGTCGCTCCAGACTCTCGTCGGCGGGAACATCACGCTCTTCACGGAGCTCTGCGAGAAGACCCGGGAGGAAGCCTTCGAGGTGATGTTGAAGCATGCGGCCGAACGGGGCGCCAACGCGATCATCGGGATGCGTTACGACGCGAACGAAGTGATGCAGGGCGTGACCGAGGTTCTGGCGTACGGGACCGCCGTGACGGTCGTCCCGGAAAGTCGCTAG